CGCGGGAAGCATGAGGTATCCCTGGGCATCTACAGCATTGGAAGCAGGATCGTTGGTCTTTACCGCTTTTATCTTTCCGTATTCAATCTCAATACTGAAAAGATCTGTTTTTGTTCCGGTTACCTCTTCATTTTCGTATTTAAAACCTGTTTCCAAACGGACGTTTTTCAGTGAATATGTTCCTTTTGCAGTTAATTGATAAGGGAATTGCATGATTTTAAAATTTTAATAACTACAAAATTACACCAGACGCTGTTCAAAACCGGTGTATCAATTATGTCTTATTTTGTATCAATTATTCTTTGAATTGTGAAGGAGTCATTCCGGTTTGTGCCTTAAAGAATTTTGAAAAACTGGCATGATCATAAAAACCGAGGTCGTACACAATGTCTTTCACTGACATTTCGGAAACTTTTAAGAGGCGTTTTGCTTCCAGCAGAATTCGGTCCTGAATAAGAGAAGAAGCTGAAGCATTAAGATTTTTCTTGCACACAATGTTCAGGTAATTGGCAGAGATATTAAGTTTATCAGCATAAAAAGAGACGGATCTTTCCGTTTTGAAATGTTCATCAATAAGGTGTAAAAACTTTGAAATGATTGGATTGGAATTATACACTTCAAAATCTTTGAAAGCACCTTCTACGGTTTTACTCACCAACAAACCAATCAGTTCACTTCTTTTTTTGATAAGTTCCCAAAAAACATTTTCGCCATTAAGCTCTTTTTGAATGGCCTGAAACTCATACAGAAAAGCATCAAAAACATCCCCGGAAAGATTGATAACCGGATGATTCTGATAATAAGAGGCAGAAAACCTTAAGGATGGCAGAAAAGTTTCAAACCAATCCCTGCTGATCATCAGCTGATACCCTATTGTTTCTTTTTCAATCACCCATTGATGCACCTGATCCGGAAAAACGAGATGAATCTGATGGTCTTTAACCGGATATTCGGTAAAATCTATGGTGTGTGAGCCTGCTCCATGCTCAAAAAGATTAATGATAAAGAAGTCATGTTTGTGTGGATCATCTATGGAACGTGCGCCATAGAGTTCATTGAACAGCAGATTGCAACCCCTCAGCTGATTTTCACTAAACTCCTGAATTCCTAAAATAGGAAAATGATCCGTATGATACCCCACTCTACCCGATTTTCTCCTAAAATTAATAAAATTTATGCAAGAACAAATATAAAATAGCCACAAAAGAAGCCAATGCTCCTTTTGTGGCTCAACACAACAACTAAATATATATCTAAGTCTACATAATATTACACTCTTTCAGAAATAGCTTTTTAAAACTAAAAACTATGTTCTATCACTTTAATATTCTGGCAATCTCTTTAAACCCTAATGATTCCGCATGCTGCAAAGGTGTTTTTCCTGAATGATCAGGAATATTGAGATCAGCTCCGTTATCTTTCAAAATATGTACAATTTCCTGATATTTTTGAGTTCCGTTTCCAAGGATTACAGCTTCCATTAAAGCAGTCCAGCCTAATCTATTCACATGATTAATTGGAAATCCCTTTGCTTCAGCCAAAACTTTTACTGTTTCTACATGACCACGTTCACATGCAGGAATCAGAGCTGTACCATTATAACGGTTAAAGACCTCAAAACGGGCACCATGATCAAGGAATAGTCTTACCAACTCGGTCTGCCCGCTTGCTCCTGCATATAAAAAAGGACTGTCAAGCTGATCATCCTGAAGGTTAACATCTGCTTTATAAGAAATGAGCATCTTTGCTATTTCGGTCTGCTTCCCTATAGTGGCAATAAGAAGTAAAGAACGTCCATTATTATCCTTGGTATTGACATCAGCACCTTTATCCAAAGCCGATTTTACAGCAGCTCTATTATTTTTATTTACCTGATTTATGATATCACTTTCCTGCATCATCTCTTGTTTTGGAAAATCTATGGGCTTCTCTTCACAGGCACTCAGACTTCCAAATGCCAAAAGAAATACGAATACTTTCATTGTCATTCGTTTTTTGAATTAAAAAACAACATTTCCCTGATGTACCAGCGACTTCACTTCTGAAATCCTTGACACCGCTTCCGCTGAACAGCTTGCATCTATCAGTACAAAATCTGCCTGGTCTCCGGATTTAGGCCATTGCCGGGTTCCTTTATCATCCAATGGAAGAATGTTTCCTGTAGCCAGTTTTAAGCTTCTTGACAATAGAAATTCTGTTGAATATCCATACAATTGTGCCATCAGGTTAGCTTTCTGAAGTACACTTCCTGTTCCGAAGGTGTTCCAATGATCTATAATACTGTCGTTACCTGTCAAAACAGTTACATTATGCTTGTACAATGTTGGAATCGGCATAATCATTCTTCCAAAAGGTATAGTAGAAACAATTCCAATCTTTGCATCCCCTAATTTTTCCGCTATTTCTTCCTGTTTGGCCCCTTCCAACTTAGCCAGTATAAAACAATGGCTCAAATAGGTTTTCCCTTGTAAGGAAGGATTTTCATTAACTTTTTTAATCAGATATTCTACTGTTTTCAAACCGGAATCAGCAGTTTCATGTAAGTGAATATCTATTCCTTTTTTGTTATCCAAAGCAAGCTGAACCGTGAAATCAACTACTTTTTCAATATTGCCATCAATGTTGAACGGATCTACCCCTCCAATGAAATCAATATCCATTTTCGCGGCCTCCTTCAGGTAAGGCGCTGAATCTGTATAAAACACACCATGCTGCGGAAATGCCACCAGCTCTGCTCCAAAGCCCTTCTTTTTATTTTCTAAAGCTTTCTGAAGATTCTTTAAAGACTGAAGTTTTGAAGTGGGTTCAATATTCACATGGCTTCTGGCATATGAAGTTCCTTTGGACTGCAATAATTCAATCATTTTTTCAGCTTTAAATGTTGATTTTTTCAACATTTCAGGTAGAATTTTCTTCTCCAGCTCAATCATTCCCTTTACTCCTCCGGTTCTTTTTCTGACGGCTTGCCATTGATCTCCATAGAAAGTTTTATCCAGATGGATATGCATATCTTTAAATGCAGGCAGCATCAGCAGCCCTTTTGCATCTATAGCTTTTGCATCAGGTTGGTTGGAAGCGATTTTTGTTATCTTTCCATTTTCAATTTCTACATAAAACAGATCGGTTTTGGTAGAAGAGACTTCTCCTTCTTCATATACAAAACCCGTTTCAAGACGGACATTTTTAAGGCTCTGTTTTCCTTTTACTGAGATGTTATTTTCATCAAAAAACGGGGATGCTGTCATGATGTTGGGGATTAAAGTAAGTCCCGCCATTGCCAATGCTGAATTTCTGATAAAATCTTTACGGGATATATTGTTGTCTGAAGCCTTCATTTCCAATCTATTTTATGACAAAATTAAAAAGTTCTGTCATGAACGAAGTGTATGGTTTATAACAACATCTGTATAATTTATTGATAAGTTATTTCATATCAATAAATTTATGCAGTATTCAATGCTCATTGGGAATTATAAAGAAGCGTGTTCATTATGTATGCGGATTATTTTTCAGATAAAAAAAACCGGATATAAAATCCGGTCTGTTTATATTACTTATTAGAATATTCAAATTTTCTTACAGCTTCCAGCGTCATATCAAGCTCTTTATCTTTGATTGCGTCACTGATAAAGTATGTTTCATAACCACTTGGTGGAAGATATACTCCATTCTGAAGCATTTGATGGAAGAAGTTATTAAATAATGAATGATTAGCTTCCTGCGCCTCATCAAAGTTGGAAACTCTGTTGATATCGAAGAATACAGACATCATAGAACCTTTTCTGTTAATTTTATGAGCAATTCCCTTTTCGTTCAGAATTTTTCCTATTTCAAAATCTAAGGTCTCAGTTGTCTTCTCTAATCTGTTGAAAAATTCAGGATCATTTTTAATCAGCTGAAGTGTTTTTAATCCCGCTCTCATTGCCAATGGATTTCCACTTAATGTTCCGGCCTGGTATACTCCTCCTTTTGGAGCAAGATGATCCATAATTTCATTTTTCCCTGCAAAAGCTCCTACCGGAAGTCCTCCTCCGATTACTTTTCCATAAGTAACGAGGTCTGCTTTCACATTAAAAAGTTCCTGTGCCCCACCAAAAGCCAATCTGAAACCGGTCATTACTTCATCAAAGATTAATAAAGCACCGTTTTCATCACAGATTTTTCTTAAGTTCTGAAGGAAATTATTTTCGGGTAATACACATCCCATATTTCCGGCAACCGGTTCAATAATAACGGCTGCTATTTCTCCCTGGTTATGACGGAACAGATCTTCAACCTGCTCAAAATCATTATAACGGGCCAATAAAGTATCTTTTGCCGTACCTGCAGTTACTCCCGGAGAATTTGGGTTTCCGAATGTAGCAGCACCACTTCCTGCTTTGATAAGGAATGAATCTGAATGTCCGTGATAACAGCCTTCAAATTTTACAATCTTATCTCTTCCAGTATATCCTCTTGCCAGTCTGATAGCACTCATACATGCTTCTGTTCCCGAAGAAACCATTCTGATCTGGTCAATATTCGGAACATTTTCAACAATGAATTTTGCAATTTCGGTTTCAAGTTCTGTAGGAGCCCCAAAAGAGAACCCTTTCTCTGCCTGGATTTTAAGCTCTTCAAGCACTTCAGGATGTGTATGTCCTAAAATTGCCGGACCCCATGAATTGATATAATCGATATAGGTATTATCGTCTGCATCGGTAAGGTAAGCACCTTTAGCAGATTTCATAAAAACAGGCACTCCTCCTACGGATTTGAATGCTCTTACCGGAGAGTTTACTCCTCCCGGAATGTATTTGTAGGCTTCATCAAATAAAGCCGAACTTCTTTGATACTTCATATAGTAGTTGATAGCTAATAGGTGATAGTCAGCAATCCAATGTCAACTACCAGACTATTAACAAAAATTAGTTTCTAGGTTTTTTGTCTATTAAATAAATCAATTGTCCTGCAGATGGCTGTTGTCCTTCATCCATTCTGTTTTTAGCATATAATTTATTTAATTTGATTCCGAATTTCTGTGCGATATCGTGCATA
This genomic window from Chryseobacterium sp. MEBOG06 contains:
- a CDS encoding AraC family transcriptional regulator; the protein is MGYHTDHFPILGIQEFSENQLRGCNLLFNELYGARSIDDPHKHDFFIINLFEHGAGSHTIDFTEYPVKDHQIHLVFPDQVHQWVIEKETIGYQLMISRDWFETFLPSLRFSASYYQNHPVINLSGDVFDAFLYEFQAIQKELNGENVFWELIKKRSELIGLLVSKTVEGAFKDFEVYNSNPIISKFLHLIDEHFKTERSVSFYADKLNISANYLNIVCKKNLNASASSLIQDRILLEAKRLLKVSEMSVKDIVYDLGFYDHASFSKFFKAQTGMTPSQFKE
- a CDS encoding ankyrin repeat domain-containing protein, with the translated sequence MKVFVFLLAFGSLSACEEKPIDFPKQEMMQESDIINQVNKNNRAAVKSALDKGADVNTKDNNGRSLLLIATIGKQTEIAKMLISYKADVNLQDDQLDSPFLYAGASGQTELVRLFLDHGARFEVFNRYNGTALIPACERGHVETVKVLAEAKGFPINHVNRLGWTALMEAVILGNGTQKYQEIVHILKDNGADLNIPDHSGKTPLQHAESLGFKEIARILK
- a CDS encoding amidohydrolase, which encodes MKASDNNISRKDFIRNSALAMAGLTLIPNIMTASPFFDENNISVKGKQSLKNVRLETGFVYEEGEVSSTKTDLFYVEIENGKITKIASNQPDAKAIDAKGLLMLPAFKDMHIHLDKTFYGDQWQAVRKRTGGVKGMIELEKKILPEMLKKSTFKAEKMIELLQSKGTSYARSHVNIEPTSKLQSLKNLQKALENKKKGFGAELVAFPQHGVFYTDSAPYLKEAAKMDIDFIGGVDPFNIDGNIEKVVDFTVQLALDNKKGIDIHLHETADSGLKTVEYLIKKVNENPSLQGKTYLSHCFILAKLEGAKQEEIAEKLGDAKIGIVSTIPFGRMIMPIPTLYKHNVTVLTGNDSIIDHWNTFGTGSVLQKANLMAQLYGYSTEFLLSRSLKLATGNILPLDDKGTRQWPKSGDQADFVLIDASCSAEAVSRISEVKSLVHQGNVVF
- the hemL gene encoding glutamate-1-semialdehyde 2,1-aminomutase codes for the protein MKYQRSSALFDEAYKYIPGGVNSPVRAFKSVGGVPVFMKSAKGAYLTDADDNTYIDYINSWGPAILGHTHPEVLEELKIQAEKGFSFGAPTELETEIAKFIVENVPNIDQIRMVSSGTEACMSAIRLARGYTGRDKIVKFEGCYHGHSDSFLIKAGSGAATFGNPNSPGVTAGTAKDTLLARYNDFEQVEDLFRHNQGEIAAVIIEPVAGNMGCVLPENNFLQNLRKICDENGALLIFDEVMTGFRLAFGGAQELFNVKADLVTYGKVIGGGLPVGAFAGKNEIMDHLAPKGGVYQAGTLSGNPLAMRAGLKTLQLIKNDPEFFNRLEKTTETLDFEIGKILNEKGIAHKINRKGSMMSVFFDINRVSNFDEAQEANHSLFNNFFHQMLQNGVYLPPSGYETYFISDAIKDKELDMTLEAVRKFEYSNK